In Rubrobacter calidifluminis, a genomic segment contains:
- the idi gene encoding isopentenyl-diphosphate Delta-isomerase — translation MDPAEGAEEIILVDENDEPLGPESKLRAHEGRGRLHRAFSIFIFDREGRMLLQRRAAGKYHFAGLWTNACCGHPRWGEGLEEAAHRRLKEEFGFDTGLEEAFSFVYRASDEESGLTEHEFDHVFYGRFDGEPDPNPEEIGAWRWEEPQAVLEDLKKNPASYTPWFRIVAGRVVEEGPAVGQPLRDGDASVR, via the coding sequence ATGGATCCGGCGGAGGGTGCCGAAGAGATCATACTGGTCGACGAGAACGACGAGCCGCTCGGCCCGGAGAGCAAGCTGCGGGCGCACGAGGGCAGGGGGAGGCTGCACCGGGCCTTCTCGATCTTCATCTTCGACCGCGAAGGGAGGATGCTGCTGCAGCGCCGGGCGGCGGGGAAGTACCACTTCGCCGGGCTGTGGACCAACGCCTGCTGCGGACATCCCCGCTGGGGCGAGGGACTGGAGGAGGCCGCCCACAGGAGGCTGAAGGAAGAGTTCGGCTTCGACACCGGGCTCGAGGAGGCCTTCAGCTTCGTCTACCGGGCCTCAGACGAGGAGAGCGGGCTCACCGAGCACGAGTTCGACCACGTCTTCTACGGACGCTTCGACGGCGAGCCCGATCCGAACCCCGAGGAGATCGGCGCGTGGCGGTGGGAAGAGCCGCAGGCGGTGCTCGAGGACCTGAAGAAGAACCCCGCCTCTTACACGCCGTGGTTCAGGATCGTCGCCGGAAGGGTAGTAGAAGAGGGGCCGGCGGTCGGCCAGCCCCTCCGGGACGGGGATGCCTCCGTCCGCTAG
- a CDS encoding class I SAM-dependent methyltransferase has protein sequence MERRHPRKFDPSRAGNLDRPERQRFLPNDRVLDLLDLAGDETVVDYGAGTGTLTIPLAHRLPRGTVHAIDENPQMIERLRERLAAEHLPNVSVHHISDDAVPLPDGSADRILAVNLLHELEEKALREMRRLLTPSGFLLVVDWNADVERDAGPPADEALSPEQGRAFLASAGFSCQTLDAGFPYHFVFRCPRP, from the coding sequence GTGGAGCGCAGGCACCCACGCAAGTTCGATCCCTCCCGGGCGGGCAACCTCGACCGGCCCGAGCGCCAGCGCTTCCTGCCCAACGACCGGGTGCTCGACCTGCTCGACCTCGCCGGAGACGAGACCGTCGTGGACTACGGCGCCGGGACGGGGACGCTCACCATCCCCCTGGCCCACAGGCTCCCCCGCGGCACCGTCCACGCCATAGACGAGAACCCCCAGATGATCGAACGCCTCCGCGAGCGGCTCGCCGCCGAACACCTCCCCAACGTCTCGGTGCACCACATCTCAGACGATGCCGTCCCCCTCCCTGACGGCTCCGCCGACCGCATCCTCGCCGTCAACCTCCTGCACGAGCTCGAAGAGAAGGCTCTGCGCGAGATGCGACGCCTGCTCACCCCCAGCGGCTTCCTCCTCGTCGTCGACTGGAACGCCGACGTCGAGCGCGACGCCGGCCCCCCCGCCGACGAGGCCCTCTCGCCGGAGCAGGGCCGCGCCTTCCTCGCCTCGGCCGGATTCTCCTGCCAGACCCTCGATGCGGGCTTCCCCTACCACTTCGTCTTCCGTTGCCCCCGACCCTAG
- a CDS encoding heavy metal translocating P-type ATPase, which translates to MSETKERKMLVLPVRGMSCASCVRRVEKTLSGVSGVDSTSVNLATGTARVEYGEGAPDPRALVEAVQGAGYEVPVERVDFEVRGMTCASCVRRVERALEGVSGVLGANVNLATGRATVEYLPGETGREDFERAVTGAGYEVVFDAEDGGSAEPEDRKEQSILKKDFLGAAALTLLVVLGSIPHMFGFRPPVPGQLWNVGLLILATPVQFWFGRRFYRGAWGALRHLQADMNTLVALGTSVAYLYSAVATFAPGLFAGRADVYFDTSTLIITLILLGRLLEARARGRASDAIKKLAGLQAKTARLVRDGEEVDVPVEEVAVGDVVVVRPGEKIPVDGVVISGESAVDEAMITGESLPVTKREGDEVIGATINKSGSFRMRATKVGRDTALARIMRMVEEAQGSKAPIQRLADRISAVFVPAVILVAVFTFFVWLIVGPQPAFTHALLNAVAVLIIACPCAMGLATPTSIMVGTGRGAERGILIKGGEVLENARRVDTVVFDKTGTLTRGEPVLTDVIAGDGFTEEELLRLAAAAERDSEHPLGEAIVRGAEERGISPESPTSFEAPTGRGVRAGVDGHEVLVGNLRLMQEAGVPVDGLAPRLDDLSADGKTPVLVAVDGNPAGILAVADVVREESKEAIEELHRMGLEVAMITGDNRCTAEAVGRELGLDRVLAEVLPEGKEEEIRKLQKEGRRVAMVGDGINDAPALARADLGIAIGTGTDVAMEAGDITLISGDVRGVARAIRLSRATVRNIKQNLFWAFAYNVVLIPVAAGVLYPVFSGGGTPGVLHPFLGQYGFLNPALAALAMALSSVTVVSNALRLRREEIG; encoded by the coding sequence ATGAGCGAGACCAAAGAGCGGAAGATGTTGGTTCTTCCGGTGAGGGGGATGAGTTGTGCCTCGTGTGTCCGGAGGGTCGAGAAGACGCTCTCCGGGGTCTCCGGGGTTGATTCTACGAGCGTCAACCTGGCAACGGGCACGGCCCGGGTCGAGTATGGGGAGGGGGCCCCTGATCCCCGGGCGCTGGTCGAGGCCGTGCAGGGGGCGGGCTACGAGGTGCCGGTCGAGCGGGTCGACTTCGAGGTCCGGGGGATGACGTGTGCCAGCTGCGTCCGCAGGGTCGAGCGGGCGTTGGAGGGAGTTTCCGGGGTTTTGGGGGCCAACGTCAACCTGGCGACCGGCAGGGCTACGGTGGAGTATCTGCCCGGAGAAACCGGGAGAGAAGACTTCGAGCGGGCCGTCACGGGAGCCGGCTACGAGGTGGTCTTCGATGCGGAGGATGGCGGCTCTGCCGAGCCGGAAGATCGTAAAGAGCAGTCCATATTGAAGAAGGATTTCCTCGGGGCGGCCGCACTCACGCTCCTCGTAGTGCTCGGGAGCATCCCACACATGTTCGGTTTCAGACCGCCGGTTCCCGGGCAGCTGTGGAACGTTGGGCTGCTGATCCTGGCGACGCCGGTCCAGTTCTGGTTCGGGCGGCGCTTCTATCGGGGAGCCTGGGGGGCCCTCAGGCACCTGCAGGCCGACATGAACACGCTGGTCGCGCTCGGGACGAGCGTCGCCTACCTCTACAGCGCGGTGGCGACCTTCGCACCGGGGCTCTTCGCCGGCAGGGCGGACGTATATTTCGACACCTCCACCCTGATCATCACCCTCATCCTGCTCGGCAGGTTGCTCGAAGCCCGGGCCAGGGGGCGGGCCAGCGACGCGATAAAGAAGCTCGCCGGGCTGCAGGCGAAGACGGCGCGCCTCGTGCGCGACGGTGAAGAGGTCGACGTGCCCGTCGAAGAAGTCGCTGTCGGGGACGTCGTGGTGGTGAGGCCCGGAGAGAAGATCCCGGTCGACGGCGTCGTGATCTCCGGGGAGTCCGCGGTGGACGAGGCCATGATCACCGGTGAGTCCCTGCCCGTCACCAAGCGGGAGGGGGACGAGGTGATCGGGGCGACCATCAACAAGAGCGGGTCCTTCAGGATGCGGGCCACGAAAGTTGGGCGCGATACCGCTCTCGCCAGGATCATGAGGATGGTCGAGGAGGCGCAGGGTTCCAAAGCCCCGATCCAGCGGTTGGCCGACAGGATCAGCGCCGTGTTCGTGCCGGCCGTGATACTGGTCGCGGTCTTCACCTTCTTCGTCTGGCTCATCGTCGGTCCGCAGCCCGCCTTCACCCACGCGCTGCTCAACGCGGTCGCCGTCCTGATCATCGCCTGCCCGTGCGCGATGGGGCTTGCGACCCCGACCTCCATCATGGTCGGCACCGGCCGGGGGGCCGAGCGAGGGATACTGATCAAAGGCGGCGAGGTGCTGGAGAACGCCCGCCGGGTGGACACGGTCGTCTTCGACAAGACCGGCACGCTCACCCGGGGGGAGCCCGTTCTGACGGACGTGATCGCGGGCGACGGCTTCACGGAAGAAGAGCTTTTGCGTCTCGCCGCCGCCGCGGAGCGCGACAGCGAGCATCCGCTCGGAGAAGCGATAGTGAGGGGGGCCGAGGAGAGAGGGATCTCGCCGGAGTCCCCCACCTCGTTCGAGGCCCCGACCGGTCGCGGTGTCAGGGCCGGGGTCGACGGTCACGAGGTGCTCGTGGGCAACCTCAGGCTCATGCAGGAGGCCGGTGTCCCCGTGGACGGGCTCGCGCCGCGGCTGGACGACCTCTCCGCCGACGGGAAGACGCCCGTTCTCGTCGCGGTGGACGGGAACCCCGCAGGGATCCTCGCCGTCGCCGACGTGGTGCGCGAGGAATCCAAAGAGGCGATCGAAGAGCTGCACCGGATGGGGCTCGAGGTTGCCATGATCACCGGCGACAACCGCTGCACGGCAGAGGCCGTCGGCCGGGAGCTCGGCTTGGACCGCGTCCTCGCCGAGGTCCTGCCGGAGGGCAAGGAAGAGGAGATCCGGAAGCTCCAGAAGGAGGGCAGACGCGTCGCGATGGTCGGGGACGGCATAAACGACGCCCCGGCGCTCGCCCGGGCAGACCTCGGTATCGCCATCGGCACGGGGACCGACGTGGCGATGGAGGCCGGGGACATCACCCTGATCTCGGGCGACGTTCGCGGGGTCGCGCGGGCGATCCGTCTCTCCAGGGCCACCGTGCGCAACATAAAACAGAACCTCTTCTGGGCCTTCGCCTACAACGTCGTCCTGATACCGGTGGCGGCCGGCGTACTCTACCCGGTCTTCAGCGGCGGAGGAACGCCCGGGGTGCTGCACCCGTTCCTCGGTCAGTACGGGTTCCTGAACCCGGCCCTCGCGGCTCTGGCGATGGCGCTATCCTCTGTGACGGTGGTGAGCAACGCGCTTCGCTTGCGCAGAGAGGAGATCGGCTGA
- a CDS encoding metal-sensitive transcriptional regulator encodes MESAKSQEAHGYIKAQDKEKILARLKRIEGQVRGVQRMVENDEYCVDVLTQISSFISASEKVALLLLRDHTDHCVRRAIESGGREADEKVDELLEAVERFMRV; translated from the coding sequence ATGGAGAGCGCGAAGAGCCAGGAGGCCCACGGCTACATCAAGGCTCAGGACAAGGAGAAGATCCTGGCCCGCCTGAAGAGGATCGAGGGACAGGTGCGGGGCGTGCAGCGCATGGTCGAGAACGACGAGTACTGCGTCGACGTCCTCACCCAGATCTCGAGCTTCATCTCCGCCTCGGAGAAGGTGGCCCTGTTGTTGCTCAGGGACCACACCGACCACTGCGTGCGCAGGGCGATCGAGAGCGGAGGCCGGGAAGCGGACGAGAAGGTCGATGAGCTGCTCGAAGCCGTAGAGCGGTTCATGAGAGTGTAG
- a CDS encoding copper ion binding protein: protein MVERTLNVEGMSCAHCKAAVEGELNKLDGVEHSDADFEKGTVEVRYDESRVTDDDLRAAIEEAGYTLVA, encoded by the coding sequence ATGGTCGAGCGAACCCTGAACGTGGAGGGAATGAGCTGCGCTCACTGCAAGGCCGCCGTCGAGGGCGAGCTGAACAAGCTCGATGGCGTCGAGCACTCCGACGCGGACTTCGAGAAGGGCACCGTCGAGGTGCGCTACGACGAAAGCCGGGTGACCGATGACGACCTGAGGGCCGCTATCGAGGAGGCCGGCTACACCCTGGTCGCCTGA
- a CDS encoding NADH-quinone oxidoreductase subunit A — MSPLEQYALLLGMIAGTAGLVGCVYLIGRSFGKPRREEGKDVPASSGRLSSEPVWVRYHVRYYGLALLFLAFDMEMAFMYPWAVVYRKVGLEALLDMGVFLAILFLGLLYGWSQGALKRR; from the coding sequence ATGAGCCCTCTCGAACAGTACGCGTTGCTCCTGGGGATGATCGCGGGTACGGCCGGGCTCGTGGGGTGTGTGTACCTGATCGGGCGCTCCTTCGGGAAGCCCCGGCGGGAGGAGGGCAAGGATGTCCCCGCCTCTTCCGGAAGGCTCTCCTCCGAGCCGGTCTGGGTACGCTACCACGTCCGGTATTACGGTCTCGCCCTGCTTTTCCTGGCCTTCGACATGGAGATGGCCTTCATGTACCCCTGGGCCGTCGTCTACAGGAAGGTGGGGCTGGAGGCCCTGCTGGACATGGGGGTGTTCCTCGCGATCCTGTTCCTGGGGCTGCTCTACGGCTGGAGCCAGGGGGCGCTGAAGCGCAGGTGA
- a CDS encoding heavy metal-binding domain-containing protein, producing the protein MITGARKGETSWLRRLAARASSKELAAFVVPGPEVARAFGLDLGAAGLRVVPSPRHASVLVVVGGLPEGLRDAASVIYAQMMRPRAVLVLGSDTASPLPGPDVSAPMDQESLSAAVARLRRAFAEGAWDPGVEDYAPEAAATETRYTCPMHPEVVQKEPGACPKCGMDLVPREVSSGESDGEEEEEEAGELHHGSMDHGEHGSGGHEHMDHTDMGFMSMVEMTRDLQPSGDGLRMEWVEVPFGPLFPGLPGGLALTFTLDGDTVACVQSGSAVGRGGGCLQGVPVDDLLEHLGRIDPLSPVAYRVLALRAVENAAGVEPARATAYLGALEHERVVSHLGWLSSFGYLIGYEWLHRRAAGLQLALLRDDTGEGETLWGDLSDLLQRLRGATLLRRRLEGVGRLRTARAAEYPGPVSRAAGLPYDVRSEEKAYQDLGFEPAVQEGNDAYSRLMLHLDEMERSQEIVQAVGSVSAPDDLGVQDGISGEGDATVETPRGPARLRVRIEDGMVRSAELETPSGRHAQLVEDVALEHEVADALAGVASLDLSPWGMTR; encoded by the coding sequence GTGATCACCGGGGCGCGCAAGGGGGAGACGTCCTGGCTCAGGCGGCTGGCCGCCCGCGCCTCGTCGAAGGAGCTCGCGGCGTTCGTCGTGCCCGGCCCCGAGGTCGCGCGTGCCTTCGGCCTCGATCTCGGGGCGGCTGGGCTTCGGGTGGTTCCATCCCCCCGTCACGCCAGCGTGCTCGTGGTCGTAGGCGGGCTGCCAGAAGGACTGCGGGACGCAGCCTCGGTGATCTATGCCCAGATGATGCGGCCCAGGGCCGTTCTCGTCCTGGGTTCCGATACTGCCTCCCCGCTACCCGGGCCGGACGTTTCGGCCCCCATGGATCAGGAATCGCTCTCGGCCGCGGTGGCGAGGCTGCGCCGGGCGTTCGCCGAGGGGGCCTGGGACCCGGGGGTGGAGGATTACGCACCGGAGGCGGCGGCGACCGAGACCCGCTACACCTGCCCCATGCACCCCGAAGTCGTGCAGAAGGAGCCCGGCGCTTGTCCCAAGTGTGGTATGGACCTGGTGCCGCGCGAAGTCTCCTCCGGAGAGAGTGACGGAGAGGAGGAGGAAGAAGAGGCCGGCGAACTGCACCACGGTTCGATGGACCATGGAGAGCACGGCTCCGGAGGCCACGAGCACATGGACCACACAGACATGGGGTTCATGTCGATGGTCGAGATGACCAGAGACCTGCAGCCCAGCGGCGACGGCCTCAGGATGGAGTGGGTGGAGGTTCCTTTCGGTCCGCTCTTCCCCGGGCTTCCCGGCGGGCTCGCACTCACCTTCACGCTCGACGGCGATACGGTGGCCTGCGTTCAGAGCGGGTCGGCGGTAGGGAGAGGGGGGGGATGTCTGCAGGGAGTTCCGGTGGACGATCTGTTGGAGCATCTGGGCCGGATCGACCCGCTCTCCCCGGTCGCCTACCGGGTGCTCGCCCTCAGGGCCGTCGAGAACGCGGCCGGGGTGGAACCCGCGCGGGCTACCGCGTACCTCGGGGCGCTGGAGCACGAGCGGGTGGTGAGCCACCTGGGATGGCTCTCAAGCTTCGGGTACCTGATAGGGTACGAGTGGTTGCATCGGCGGGCCGCTGGTCTGCAGCTCGCCCTGCTGCGCGACGATACCGGTGAGGGAGAGACGCTGTGGGGTGACCTGTCGGATCTCCTGCAGAGGCTGCGGGGTGCCACGCTCTTGCGGCGCAGGCTGGAGGGCGTCGGACGTCTGCGTACGGCGCGGGCCGCAGAGTACCCGGGGCCGGTCTCCCGCGCCGCAGGGCTTCCCTACGATGTCCGCTCGGAAGAGAAAGCTTACCAGGATCTGGGCTTCGAGCCGGCCGTGCAGGAGGGGAACGACGCATACTCTCGTCTGATGTTGCACCTCGACGAGATGGAGCGGAGCCAGGAGATCGTCCAGGCCGTGGGTTCCGTCTCGGCGCCGGACGATCTGGGGGTGCAGGATGGCATCTCGGGAGAAGGTGACGCCACGGTGGAGACCCCACGCGGTCCGGCGAGGCTCCGCGTGCGGATCGAGGACGGGATGGTACGCTCCGCGGAGCTCGAGACTCCCTCCGGGCGGCACGCGCAGCTCGTAGAGGATGTGGCCCTCGAGCACGAGGTCGCGGACGCGTTGGCCGGGGTTGCCTCGCTCGACCTCTCGCCGTGGGGGATGACGCGATGA
- a CDS encoding complex I subunit 1/NuoH family protein — protein sequence MTVFLVLVMLFAGAYLVAVLEGWTSTGRLRFAGPFWAAVALLGRESIVPRKPDRVLYETAPVLLLVSAVLAAAVLPLGPHLVIADLATGALAVNAALAYVMVALVMAGWGPDGAYAMVAGWRFLGQLVAYSMLIVMPITAVAMRAGSLVTTTIVESQAGIWNALTQPLGFVLFFLAAMAVCFLPPFDLPTAPGELAGGIEAEYAGPRLAVVRLARMVLVVSLSLAVTVFFLGGWLGPFLPGWAWTSLKTLVVAATMLTAGRYVPRLRGEHVMEWGWKLGIPLALVNIFWVGITLVLRSM from the coding sequence ATGACGGTGTTCCTCGTGCTGGTGATGCTCTTCGCCGGGGCGTACCTCGTCGCCGTGCTCGAGGGATGGACTTCGACCGGACGCCTCAGGTTCGCCGGCCCGTTCTGGGCCGCCGTTGCACTCCTGGGACGCGAGTCGATCGTACCCCGCAAGCCGGACCGCGTCCTCTACGAGACCGCCCCCGTTCTGCTCCTCGTCTCGGCGGTGCTGGCGGCGGCGGTGCTCCCGCTCGGGCCGCACCTCGTCATCGCCGACCTCGCCACCGGCGCTCTGGCCGTCAACGCCGCGCTCGCTTACGTCATGGTGGCGCTCGTCATGGCCGGCTGGGGGCCGGACGGGGCGTACGCGATGGTCGCCGGCTGGCGCTTCCTCGGGCAGCTGGTCGCCTACTCCATGCTCATCGTCATGCCCATAACCGCGGTGGCGATGCGTGCCGGCTCACTCGTCACGACCACCATCGTCGAGTCGCAGGCCGGGATCTGGAACGCGCTCACCCAGCCGCTCGGGTTCGTGCTTTTCTTCCTGGCGGCGATGGCGGTCTGCTTCTTGCCGCCGTTCGACCTGCCCACCGCGCCGGGCGAGCTGGCGGGTGGGATCGAGGCCGAGTACGCAGGACCGCGGCTCGCGGTGGTGCGTCTGGCGCGCATGGTGCTCGTGGTGAGTCTCTCGCTCGCCGTCACGGTCTTCTTCCTCGGCGGGTGGCTCGGGCCTTTCCTGCCTGGCTGGGCGTGGACCTCCTTGAAGACGCTCGTGGTGGCGGCAACCATGCTCACGGCCGGGCGGTACGTCCCGAGGCTGCGCGGCGAGCACGTCATGGAGTGGGGCTGGAAGCTCGGCATACCGCTCGCGCTGGTCAACATATTCTGGGTCGGCATAACCCTGGTCCTGAGGAGCATGTGA
- a CDS encoding NADH-quinone oxidoreductase subunit J, translating into MMAQAFFTGFFGLAAIWFGVVVFRTSSMVRSALALLFSQAAIGAMFLAMQTEFLGVLQIMMMATEMAIMAIFMVMYMMDPGGLGGMDMTHQKRLSIAAGIFGGAAAVAVSLLGGWGTVGPSTMPEAQVAALGEELLGRSMLVFETAGITILTAMIAATAVAIERRR; encoded by the coding sequence GTGATGGCGCAGGCTTTCTTCACCGGTTTCTTCGGGCTCGCGGCGATCTGGTTCGGCGTGGTGGTCTTCCGCACCTCCTCGATGGTCCGCTCGGCGCTCGCGCTACTGTTCTCGCAGGCCGCCATCGGCGCGATGTTCCTCGCGATGCAGACCGAATTTTTGGGGGTGCTGCAGATCATGATGATGGCGACCGAGATGGCGATCATGGCGATCTTCATGGTCATGTACATGATGGACCCGGGTGGACTCGGCGGGATGGACATGACGCACCAGAAGCGCCTCTCGATAGCCGCGGGCATCTTTGGTGGGGCCGCCGCGGTCGCCGTCTCGTTGCTCGGCGGGTGGGGGACGGTCGGCCCGTCCACCATGCCGGAGGCTCAGGTCGCCGCGCTCGGGGAGGAACTCCTGGGACGCTCGATGCTCGTCTTCGAGACCGCGGGGATCACCATCCTGACGGCGATGATCGCCGCGACGGCGGTAGCCATAGAGAGGAGGCGATGA
- the nuoK gene encoding NADH-quinone oxidoreductase subunit NuoK yields the protein MATLLVALVAGAVLFGIGLYGALSQTNLVMIMMGVELMLGAAMVNLVAFWRFLHPAAYSGQMFVLIVMTVMALEMAVGFGVGTARFRSRGSVEMEEAEDLKG from the coding sequence ATGGCTACGCTGCTGGTCGCTCTGGTCGCCGGGGCGGTGCTCTTCGGGATCGGGCTCTACGGCGCCCTCTCCCAGACGAACCTGGTCATGATCATGATGGGCGTCGAGCTGATGCTTGGGGCGGCGATGGTCAACCTGGTGGCTTTCTGGCGCTTTTTGCACCCCGCAGCCTACTCCGGGCAGATGTTCGTCCTCATCGTGATGACCGTGATGGCGCTCGAGATGGCGGTGGGCTTCGGCGTGGGCACGGCCCGCTTCCGCTCCAGAGGGTCGGTGGAGATGGAGGAGGCGGAGGATCTCAAGGGATGA
- a CDS encoding NADH-quinone oxidoreductase subunit L encodes MTVAALTILGPLAALVAILLFRRAPAALALLGAGVEVVSAAVTLVRVAGGANFSAALPGLPGFPLRIVVEPLTAVLAVLVAVVSVLVMVYAVGYMEGARGRVRFFAKMSFFAAMMQTLVVAGDWVLLLAAWELIGLASYLLIGFSHEKGRTGSAATRAFLYTRTADLGLYVAVFVLISRSGTSEISGTFGVGGPAAFAAGILLLLAAAGKSAQVPLQGWLQDAMVAPTPVTAFLHSATLVAAGAILLIRTFPLLSPGVLLVVGLLGGVTAVATGVTAVAERDLKRLLAASTSSQYGFMLLALGAGFPAAALFHLAAHAAMKSALFAGSGIFQRARGSTSFSDLGGSGRERPLVFTAFTVAGLALAAVPPLAGYFSKDAIVAAAYESGYGFVLLPLALAGALLTGAYVARALRLLWRGEKREEPVAGMRWMWAGLASLTVLAVFVGFLKGALSGLIGEEIPDELVTTVVGTAAAFLGLFLGWTFTADRLLGPLRAAAENGFRLAGGVDALVAKPALALAEAVRVADERGIDGVIFALVRGARGLGERVRALQSGLVHRELALAAGGMALLLVFLAVEAMRGL; translated from the coding sequence ATGACGGTAGCCGCCCTCACCATCCTGGGCCCCCTCGCCGCGCTCGTCGCGATCCTTCTCTTCCGACGTGCCCCGGCCGCACTGGCCCTGCTCGGGGCCGGGGTGGAGGTGGTCTCCGCCGCGGTCACGCTGGTCCGGGTGGCTGGTGGAGCGAATTTCTCCGCGGCGCTGCCCGGGCTTCCGGGTTTCCCGCTCAGGATCGTGGTCGAGCCGCTCACGGCGGTGCTCGCCGTGCTCGTCGCGGTAGTGAGCGTGCTGGTGATGGTCTACGCGGTGGGTTACATGGAGGGAGCGCGCGGCAGGGTGCGCTTCTTCGCCAAGATGTCCTTCTTCGCCGCCATGATGCAGACGCTCGTCGTGGCCGGCGACTGGGTCCTGCTTTTGGCGGCGTGGGAGCTCATCGGTCTGGCCTCCTACCTCCTGATCGGATTCTCCCACGAGAAAGGGAGGACGGGGTCTGCGGCCACCCGTGCCTTCCTCTACACCCGCACCGCAGACCTGGGGCTCTACGTGGCGGTCTTCGTCCTGATCTCGCGCTCCGGCACGAGCGAGATCTCCGGGACTTTCGGTGTCGGTGGTCCGGCCGCCTTCGCCGCGGGGATCTTGCTCCTGCTCGCCGCGGCGGGCAAGTCGGCGCAGGTCCCGCTCCAGGGCTGGCTGCAGGACGCGATGGTCGCGCCCACCCCCGTCACCGCCTTCCTCCACTCGGCCACCCTGGTGGCGGCGGGGGCGATACTCCTGATCCGGACCTTCCCGCTGCTTTCGCCCGGGGTGCTCCTCGTCGTCGGGCTCCTCGGCGGCGTGACCGCCGTGGCGACCGGCGTGACCGCGGTGGCCGAGCGCGACCTCAAGCGCCTTTTGGCGGCCTCGACCTCCAGCCAGTACGGGTTCATGCTGCTCGCTCTCGGGGCGGGCTTCCCGGCGGCCGCGCTCTTTCACCTCGCCGCCCATGCTGCGATGAAGAGCGCCCTGTTCGCCGGCTCGGGCATCTTCCAGCGCGCCCGGGGCTCGACATCCTTCTCCGATCTCGGAGGAAGCGGGCGCGAGCGACCCCTCGTCTTCACCGCCTTCACGGTCGCCGGGCTCGCGCTCGCCGCCGTCCCGCCGCTCGCCGGGTACTTCTCCAAGGACGCTATCGTCGCCGCCGCCTACGAGTCCGGCTACGGCTTCGTTCTCCTCCCGCTCGCGCTCGCCGGGGCTCTTCTGACCGGAGCGTACGTCGCACGCGCTCTGAGGCTCCTGTGGCGGGGCGAGAAGAGAGAGGAGCCCGTCGCCGGTATGCGGTGGATGTGGGCTGGGCTCGCCTCTCTCACCGTGCTGGCCGTCTTCGTGGGGTTCCTGAAAGGAGCTCTCTCCGGGCTGATCGGGGAGGAGATACCGGACGAGCTGGTGACCACGGTCGTCGGTACCGCCGCCGCCTTCCTCGGGTTGTTTCTGGGATGGACCTTCACCGCAGATCGTTTGCTCGGCCCGCTGCGCGCGGCCGCAGAGAACGGGTTCCGCCTCGCGGGCGGAGTGGACGCGCTGGTGGCGAAACCGGCGCTCGCGCTCGCCGAAGCGGTGCGGGTCGCCGACGAGCGTGGGATCGACGGTGTGATCTTCGCGCTCGTACGTGGCGCCCGCGGTCTCGGTGAGCGTGTCCGCGCGCTGCAGAGCGGGCTGGTGCACAGGGAGCTCGCGCTCGCGGCGGGCGGGATGGCGCTGTTGCTGGTGTTCCTCGCGGTCGAAGCCATGAGAGGCCTGTAG